Below is a window of Komagataella phaffii GS115 chromosome 1, complete sequence DNA.
TTATTTACTATGATTTTATGGTTCTTTTCCCGTCACCTGTAGACGAACTTCCAATTGAAGGACTCACTGTTTCGGATCTAGACGGTTAGTTGTCGTGGTGATAACGTAGGGAGCAATACACGCGCGAAGAAACTTGCATCCAAACAAGCCCAAAATGGTTTGGATATGCCTCAAAATGAACAATTCGAATCAGAACGATTCTAGACATCTGACATCCTAGAACTTTGATGCTATCAACATACTAACTCTCTAGTTTGGCAAGGGCTATCAGAATCGCATCTTCTAGTTTGGTTCCGTTGATTATCTCAAGACGGTTATCAAACATTGACTCGCAGCTCTCTATCTCTTTGAGCATGTCGGAATTGTcagctttgaaaaattcttggaGCTCTCTCCATCTTGTGATCACTAGTAAAAGATGCTCTTGACCATCTTTAAATTCCTCGGAATTATCAATCATTGGTAACTTTTCCATATTGTGATCCTGCGTGTGAGATTGGTTTATGAAAAAATCCCCTGCTTCAACGAAACAGGATCGAGAGTAACCATCTGGATTACCGCTCTCTGTATATATTTGGTGAAATTCCTTGACAGCTCTGACACTGTAGCCGAAGTTTGATTTTAAACCTGTGATTCCGTAAGCATCCAAGGGAGATACAactattttctttttcaaatcaacgGTAACCCTTACGTTCATGGGGACTTCCTGGCCTTTTTCTAGTTCAAAAAGGGTGTCTCGTCCAATATTAACAAATCGAGTTTTCAGATTATTAGAACCTCTTTTTCGTTTTTTGATCTTACCATCTGGTGTCTTCCATCTCTTGACATGGatagttgaagaatatTGTGGAACGGATAACCCTTCCTTGTATTTGGCATGCACATCCCCGTTCTGCATAAACGGAAGAGTAGGTATCATTGGAAGTTTCTTGGCATATTTCAAATATTTCTGTTGCTCTTTGGTAAATATTGACTTGACTAAATATGGTGGAGTGACAAAAAACTGCAATAGTACCAGTATTATCATGGTTTCTGGAGAATAAACTGGTGGTTTAGGCTGAGACTCTGCTGCTGGCGAAGCACCTTTAGGCTCCAgagtttcatcaaacttgatcttcttttgcCCTTTTGGTCCAAATTCCTTAATCTCTCCCGGGTTGGCACTGTCTCCGCCTTCAGCtccatcttcaatgtcCATAACCACCAATTCTACCACATTATAGAGAGAGGCTGCCCTGGCTATTTGGTAACAAATATGCGTGATTTGCTCAATATTATACTTTACACAGTTCTTAACCAGAGCATTACTTATACATAACGAGTATTGTCTTTTATAAGCTCTTGAAGACCTGAGTTTCGTGTCCATATTACCAATCTATTTCAGCTCAgttatttttcagctcTTCTGCtggatttttttttttttgcaGTTTTCTCCATCTGATGTTAAGACTTTCGCGCATCATTGATCtacttttctttcatctACTTTTTATCTTTTATAGTTATTGACCTTCCTATCTACATATACAAGTCCGGTCTTTCTACTCGGTTAATGGTCCGAGTGCAGAAAGCTTGGCCTCAAGTTCAGCCAATTCActgttcaatttctccaaagttGCCTCGGAAGCCTGTTTGATCCTCTCAGCTTCAGCCTCCctattttcttcaaagtaggccagtttctccttcaaagactcCAGAGTGCCAGAGGTCTCTTCATTACTAGTTGGTTGAGCAATCTTCAAATCAGCCAATCTAGTGATGACCTCCGGGTTGATGAAGGCCTTATCATTGGCTTTTCGTGAAGCAGTCTTCTTAAAAGCAGTAGAGGACTTGATATCCTTGGTTTCTTCAGGTTTATGCAAAACTTCTCCATTGGGAGTTCCAATTTGTCTGTTGATAgttctctttttgttcaaggAAGATGAAGCATTGCTTGTATTCCAAGGAATAGCAACAGATGGCTTGGAAATTGGTTGGGGTTTGACGTAAGAAGGGTCTAAGACGCTGATAACAGAATGAATGGAGTCAATCTCGTAGGCAAATGCTGGGCTGTCCTTTCTCGCTTGTTCAGCTTGGATGctctttttgatttcagcAACTTGCTTGTTCAATTGGGTTCGTTCTTCCATTTGAGCTTGCTCCAACTTTTGTTGCTccatcaaattcttgaacttttggaactcTTTTTCGTAATCATCCCTGGCTTTTCTAGCTTCGCCGTAAAGTTCATTCTTGGCGGCGTAGATCTCCTTCTTCTGCTTATACAGAACATCTCTCTTTTCATTGATGGTCTTGTTCTGAGCGTTGATCTCGTCTAATTCCTTCTGGATGGCATCGTACTCATCGCGCAGttcctttccaaaatccaaagacttcttcaaagattcgATTTGAGCTTTGTCATTATCGACCAACTCTTGCAATTTTTCGACACCACCGAAGTCTCTACGCAGCTTGTGTAAATCACTGATCTCCTTAGCGTACTTTCTCTCTTCCAGAATACGCAGTTCACCAGTTCCAATGAGgtcttccagttctttgACACGGTTGTCAACATCTTGGGCGGTCTTGAACTGTTTGTGAGAGCTCTTTTGGATCTCCGCAATGTTCTTTCGGATCTGGTTCTCAATTTCCTTGATCTGAGCAAACACAGTGTTTCTCTTGCCCTTAAAGTTAGCTTGCTTCTCACGGAGTTCTGTTAGTTTAGAAATCAActcctttctcttttcgGCAACTTTTTGAGGAACAACgatcttcttcagttcATTGTCCAAAGCTTTATTTTCGGCATCCTTGGCTGCGATCAATTTGTCAAGcttcttcagcttctcaTCTCTAACCGATGAGTCCGGGCGCTTAATGAACTTTCCAGTAGACATTGTTGGGAGGAtaacttgatcaattggagAGTAGGAATGTCGAAACTGAAAAGTCGTTGGGAGTGAGGAAGGTGAGGTGGCTTCAATATTGAGTTTTGAACGACCAAGACCCTCTGCTGTATCAATGATTCGTACATGAAAAATACTGCTCTTTATGTGGAGGTTTACTTGTGAAGCTAGAGAAAATTGATTCATATATCACAGTAACAGTATTTTCAATAACATTAACCAAACACTGGTATTGTCCCCTAACTTCAATTCAAGTGATCCAGTCGGATGTTGAATGTCGGTCTCCAGATTTCCCTTTTCGCGTTGTCTTAcggtttttttttttcaatacGAACGAGCAGAACGACAGTAAACACCCAAGACTTTACACTCTTGTGCATCCTTTCAATATGACTACGTCCGCGTATCACCAGCTTGTTCAAAGTCTTACCAAAGAGCAAatattgaagaagtttgatgatattgtTCCTCTTAACGAAACCACAGATACACCCTCTACAGCAAATTCTACCAACTCAAACGAAGATAAAGAGCTCTTCAAGGGCCAAGATGAGGAACAAATCAAACTCATGGAGGAAAACTGCATTGTTCTAGACTACAATGATGTTCCTATTGGAGCAGgtacaaagaaaacttgCCATCTTATGGCTAATATCAATCAGGGTTTGCTGCACCGAGCATTTTCTGTGTTCCTATTCGACCACAACGAGAAACTACTTTTGCAACAGCGTGCTGACGAAAAGATCACGTTTGCCAACATGTGGACGAATACATGTTGCTCCCATCCTTTGTGTGTTTCTTCAGAGCTGGGAGCTGACACAAAAGTGAATGAAGAATGGTCTTTAGAGAAAGCTGTTCATGGTGCCAAGGTGGCTGCCCAACGTAAGCTGGATCAAGAGTTGGGTATACCAGCAGAAGACattccattgaaaaagttcaagtttttgacgAGAATCCACTACATGTCTCCCAGTGGAGGAGCCGACAGCAAATGGGGAGAACATGAGATTGATTATATTCTGATAATAAAGGCAAACCCCCGCTATACTCCAAATCCTAATGAAGTCGGTGACAGTAAATACGTTTCCAAGGAAGAgttgaaggaaatgttcaaagattccTCCCTAGTCTTCACGCCCTGGTTTAAGTTAATCTGCGAGTCTTACCTTTTCAAGTGGTGGGACAACCTGGACAATTTAGACCAATTTAGAAATGAGACTATTGATCGTATGCTGTAATTGGATTAGCATTATCCAATAAAGTTTTAACTTCAACTAATATTAGGTCACTCTTTACGATAACAGAATAGGATCTTGACTAGTTATATAAGGCACCGCGATCTACGTAATTTCCAGCCTCCCTCATCTTTACCTGTCCTTATTCAACATCAGTCCCTCCTAGAGGTTTTTTTTGCATtttattgaaaatgttcCCCGGTAGACAGCACGTAACTTATTCATCCAACCAGGAATTTCAGAGACCACCCACAGGGCCTCCCCCAAATAATTCACAGCAATTTCATCGTCCTCCGGTCGGACCACCACCTGCACACAACAGCGGGTACAACGTGAATCAGTACCAAGCTCCTTCAACGCCTCCTCCTACAAATTGGCAGAAGCAACAATACCAGGCTCCACCAACACCTCCTAATAATTTTCAGAAGCAGCAATACCAACAAGCCTCATACTCAAGCTCCCGTCAAGCCCCACAACAATCTCAATATGGACAGTATCAGACCTCAGACTGTACTGGACGAAAGAAGGCGCTTTTGGTTGGAATAAACTATTTCGGAACAAGTAGTGCTCTAAATGGTTGCATTAACGATGTTCAAAACATGAAGGCTTATTTGATTAATTATCATGGTTACAAGGCTGAAGACATGGTTATTCTCACCGATGACCAGAGAGATATTGTTTCGATTCCCAACAAACGAAACATGATTGCAGCTATGCAGTGGCTGGTCAGTGATGCTAGGCCTAATGACTCACTCGTGTTTCATTACTCTGGTCATGGAGGACGAACTGAGGATTTGAATGgagatgaagttgatggaTTTGACGATGTCATTTACCCTCTCGACTTCAAAACCGCGGGCCatattgttgatgatgacCTTCATGATATCTTAGTGAAGCCACTTCCAATGGGTTGTCGTTTAACTGCCATTTTCGATTCTTGTCACTCTGGTACCTGTTTGGATATTCCATTTACCTATAGAGCCCAAGATGGTCAAATCAAGGAGTACAATGTATGGAAAGAAAGTGGCGGTGATGCTATGCAAGCTGTCTTGGGATATGCTCAAGGTAATATGGGTACAGTTGTGAAATCAGTAGGCAGCATGTTTAAGAAGGTCACCAAGTCGAATTCTTCAGCTGTTGAGAGGAttaaaaaggaaaaattttCTCCTGCGGATGTCATTGCATTTTCAGGCTGTAAAGACACTCAAACCAGTGCGGATACAGTCCAAAATGGAACAGCAACAGGTGCCATGTCATGGGCATTTATTTCGGTTCTCACACAGAATCCTAATCAAAGTTATTTGACACTATTGCAGAATATTCGAAACCTTATCGGTACGAAGTACTCGCAAAAGCCTCAAATGTCTTCCTCACACCCTATGGATTTGAATACTAGGTTTATAATGTAGAATTAGTAATAAAATTGAATCGTAGTTATGGAGAAATGTAATAGCTCTTGGGGATTCAAACAGGTGCGAACCTAATATGTAGGACGTGTGGCCGAGTTGGTCTAAGGCGCCAGATTA
It encodes the following:
- a CDS encoding Isopentenyl diphosphate:dimethylallyl diphosphate isomerase (IPP isomerase) — encoded protein: MTTSAYHQLVQSLTKEQILKKFDDIVPLNETTDTPSTANSTNSNEDKELFKGQDEEQIKLMEENCIVLDYNDVPIGAGTKKTCHLMANINQGLLHRAFSVFLFDHNEKLLLQQRADEKITFANMWTNTCCSHPLCVSSELGADTKVNEEWSLEKAVHGAKVAAQRKLDQELGIPAEDIPLKKFKFLTRIHYMSPSGGADSKWGEHEIDYILIIKANPRYTPNPNEVGDSKYVSKEELKEMFKDSSLVFTPWFKLICESYLFKWWDNLDNLDQFRNETIDRML